In a genomic window of Streptomyces pristinaespiralis:
- a CDS encoding TIGR03086 family metal-binding protein: MTNDVATLLTRHTEALALFTDRVHAVRDDQWDDPTPCTQWSVRDLVNHLTAEQLWVPDLVTDGATIEDIGDAYDGDVLGDRPRQAWDSAARAARKAFSGEGALERTVQLSYGETPATAYCSQMISDAVVHSWDLSRAIGAEERLPEALVAFTMKEVAPYAPELAKSGLFAPPIEPPPGDDPQTRLLAMLGRRA; the protein is encoded by the coding sequence ATGACAAATGACGTGGCAACGCTGCTGACCCGGCACACCGAGGCGCTGGCCCTGTTCACCGACCGGGTGCACGCCGTACGGGACGACCAGTGGGACGATCCGACGCCGTGCACTCAGTGGTCGGTGCGCGATCTCGTCAACCACCTCACGGCCGAGCAGCTGTGGGTGCCGGACCTGGTGACGGACGGGGCGACGATCGAGGACATCGGCGACGCGTACGACGGTGACGTCCTCGGCGACCGGCCCCGCCAGGCCTGGGACTCCGCGGCACGCGCCGCCCGTAAGGCGTTCTCCGGCGAGGGGGCGCTGGAGCGGACGGTCCAGCTGTCGTACGGGGAGACCCCGGCGACCGCCTACTGCTCGCAGATGATCAGCGACGCGGTGGTGCACTCCTGGGACCTGTCGCGGGCGATCGGCGCGGAGGAGCGGCTTCCGGAGGCGCTGGTGGCCTTCACCATGAAGGAGGTCGCACCGTACGCGCCGGAGCTGGCGAAGTCCGGGCTGTTCGCCCCGCCGATCGAGCCGCCCCCGGGCGACGACCCGCAGACGCGGCTGCTGGCGATGCTCGGCCGCCGCGCCTGA
- a CDS encoding deoxyguanosinetriphosphate triphosphohydrolase yields MDGTTSTTGTPPGHGTGNGTAPDGYDAAAVERWAGEPDKRPGRTAFQRDRARVLHSSALRRLAGKTQVVTPGTRSLAWDASPRTRLTHSLECAQVGRELGAALGCDPDLVEAACLAHDMGHPPFGHNGEQALNEFAEDCGGFEGNAQSLRLLTRIEPKRFVHAPETGEPVSVGLNLTRAALDAATKYPWPRGGHPTDPGSAKFGVYEDDLPVFEWARLGAPAFRKCLEAQVMDWSDDVAYSVHDFEDGLHAGHIDPNCLMSETERAGIWSVAIGRYVPHDTDPQELSEALDRLVEQAWWPHHYDGSAVAQARLKDATSQLIGRFALAAEGATRQAYGGGLLTRYGAELVVPRATRNECAVLKAVADRYVMQRAEQEALRADQRVVLAELAQALTARAPEGLEPQFRAMFEAAGDDRARKRVIVDQIANLTDASARTLHVRLTARR; encoded by the coding sequence ATGGACGGCACCACCAGCACCACAGGCACACCCCCGGGCCACGGCACGGGCAACGGCACCGCCCCGGACGGCTACGACGCCGCAGCCGTAGAACGCTGGGCCGGTGAGCCGGACAAGCGCCCCGGCCGTACCGCCTTCCAGCGCGACCGCGCCAGGGTGCTGCACTCCTCCGCGCTGCGCCGCCTGGCCGGAAAGACGCAGGTGGTCACCCCGGGCACCCGCAGCCTCGCCTGGGACGCCAGCCCTCGCACCCGGCTGACGCACTCGCTGGAGTGCGCGCAGGTCGGGCGGGAGCTGGGCGCCGCTCTCGGCTGCGACCCCGATCTCGTCGAAGCGGCGTGCCTCGCCCACGACATGGGCCATCCGCCGTTCGGCCACAACGGCGAGCAGGCGCTGAACGAGTTCGCCGAGGACTGCGGCGGCTTCGAGGGCAACGCCCAGTCCCTGCGTCTGCTGACGCGGATCGAGCCCAAGCGTTTCGTGCACGCGCCGGAGACGGGCGAGCCCGTCAGCGTCGGCCTGAATCTCACCCGTGCCGCCCTCGACGCGGCCACCAAGTACCCCTGGCCGCGCGGTGGCCATCCGACCGACCCCGGCTCGGCGAAGTTCGGGGTGTACGAGGACGACCTGCCGGTCTTCGAGTGGGCACGCCTCGGCGCCCCCGCGTTCCGCAAGTGCCTCGAGGCGCAGGTGATGGACTGGTCCGACGACGTCGCGTACTCGGTGCACGACTTCGAGGACGGCCTGCACGCCGGGCACATCGACCCCAACTGCCTCATGTCGGAGACCGAACGGGCGGGCATCTGGTCGGTGGCGATCGGGCGGTACGTGCCGCACGACACCGACCCGCAGGAGCTGTCGGAGGCGCTCGACCGGCTGGTCGAGCAGGCGTGGTGGCCGCACCACTACGACGGTTCCGCGGTCGCCCAGGCCCGGCTGAAGGACGCCACCAGCCAGCTCATCGGCCGGTTCGCGCTCGCCGCGGAGGGGGCCACCCGCCAGGCGTACGGCGGCGGCCTGCTCACCCGGTACGGGGCGGAGCTGGTCGTCCCGCGCGCCACGCGCAACGAGTGCGCCGTACTGAAGGCGGTGGCCGACCGCTATGTGATGCAGCGCGCCGAGCAGGAGGCACTCCGCGCCGACCAGCGCGTGGTGCTCGCCGAGCTGGCGCAGGCGCTCACGGCCCGCGCGCCGGAGGGGCTGGAACCGCAGTTCCGTGCCATGTTCGAGGCGGCGGGGGACGACCGGGCGCGCAAGCGGGTGATCGTCGACCAGATCGCGAACCTCACGGACGCCTCCGCCCGCACCCTGCACGTCCGCCTCACCGCCCGTCGCTGA
- a CDS encoding sirohydrochlorin chelatase — MRPTDRPTLVAVAHGSRDPRALSTVTALLDRVRELRPGLDVRLGHVELNEPLLDDTLRSLGTTPTVLVPLLLSRGHHVKHDLPRAAAAVPGGDIRIARPLGPHPLLAEALAARLAEAGWRPRDGSSRNAGVVLASAGSRDPESAADTRRMADMLGERLGGVPVVPAYASALAPTVPAAVKALTARGRHRIAVASYFAAPGLFAGRSAAAAPWIAAEPLGTHPALARLLLHRYDQARALPRAVRRLELSAA, encoded by the coding sequence ATGCGCCCGACCGATCGGCCCACCCTCGTCGCCGTCGCCCACGGCAGCCGCGACCCCCGCGCGCTGAGCACCGTCACCGCTCTCCTCGACCGGGTGCGTGAGCTGCGCCCCGGCCTGGACGTACGGCTCGGCCACGTCGAGCTGAACGAGCCGCTGCTCGACGACACCCTCCGGTCGCTGGGCACCACGCCCACCGTGCTGGTGCCACTGCTGCTGAGCCGCGGCCATCACGTCAAGCACGACCTGCCGCGGGCAGCGGCCGCCGTACCCGGTGGCGACATCCGCATCGCGCGCCCCCTCGGGCCGCACCCGCTCCTCGCCGAGGCGCTCGCGGCCCGGCTCGCGGAGGCGGGCTGGCGGCCGCGGGACGGATCGAGCCGCAACGCCGGGGTCGTCCTCGCGTCCGCGGGCTCCCGTGACCCCGAGTCCGCGGCCGACACCAGGCGCATGGCGGACATGCTGGGGGAGCGGCTCGGCGGCGTGCCGGTCGTGCCCGCGTACGCCTCCGCCCTCGCGCCCACCGTGCCCGCGGCCGTCAAGGCCCTGACGGCGCGCGGCCGCCACCGGATCGCCGTGGCGTCCTACTTCGCCGCGCCCGGTCTGTTCGCCGGCCGCAGTGCCGCGGCCGCCCCCTGGATCGCGGCGGAGCCGCTCGGTACGCATCCGGCTCTGGCCCGGCTGCTGCTGCACCGTTACGACCAGGCGCGAGCACTGCCCCGTGCCGTGCGGAGGCTGGAACTGTCCGCCGCGTAA
- a CDS encoding SanA/YdcF family protein — protein sequence MSVRGTRRRRLVAQAVMLGCVLGLAPTTWMHAVADSRVRTVAEAPARDVAVVFGAGLWKGRPSPYLAHRLDTAAELYRTGKVKVVLVTGDNSRVEYDEPDAMRTYLTGRGVPDDRIVSDYAGFDTWDSCVRAKEIFGVERALLVSQGFHIRRAVALCRSAGVEAYGVGVAEPHDATWYYGGVREMFAAGKASLDAVFRPDPRFLGSREPGVRDALAAAG from the coding sequence CTGTCCGTGAGAGGAACGAGAAGGCGACGCCTCGTCGCGCAGGCCGTCATGCTGGGGTGCGTGCTCGGCCTGGCGCCCACGACCTGGATGCACGCCGTCGCCGACAGCCGCGTCCGTACGGTCGCGGAGGCCCCGGCGCGGGACGTCGCCGTCGTCTTCGGCGCCGGTCTGTGGAAGGGCCGGCCCTCCCCGTATCTGGCGCACCGGCTCGACACCGCCGCCGAGCTGTACCGGACCGGCAAGGTCAAGGTCGTGCTGGTCACCGGTGACAACAGCCGGGTGGAGTACGACGAGCCCGACGCCATGCGGACGTATCTGACGGGGCGCGGTGTGCCGGACGACCGGATCGTCAGCGACTACGCCGGCTTCGACACCTGGGACTCCTGTGTGCGGGCGAAGGAGATCTTCGGGGTGGAGCGGGCGCTGCTGGTGAGCCAGGGTTTCCACATCCGCCGGGCGGTCGCGCTGTGCCGGTCCGCCGGGGTCGAGGCGTACGGGGTCGGTGTGGCGGAACCGCACGACGCGACCTGGTACTACGGCGGTGTGCGGGAGATGTTCGCGGCGGGCAAGGCGTCGCTGGACGCCGTGTTCCGGCCGGACCCGCGGTTCCTTGGGTCACGGGAGCCCGGCGTGCGGGACGCGCTGGCGGCGGCGGGCTGA
- a CDS encoding ABC transporter ATP-binding protein, whose protein sequence is MLLSLLTARLDPYRRLIALVVLLQLIQSLATLYLPTLNAEIINNGVLRGDTGHVLTTGAVMLAVTVLQVVAAAAAVYCAARIAMGIGRDLRSTVFRHVQDLSVRDIGRFGASSLITRTTNDVQQVQTFSLLILTMLVAAPLMCVGGIAMALSQDVPLAMLLLLFVPVLALSVGLIVRRLPPVFRSMQERIDRVNRVMREQITGIRVIRAFVRDRHEQRRFAEANDALLEAGLRAGRLQTLMFPTVLIVWEIATVAIIWTGGHRLDSGSLQAGSIVAFLGYLTQILMSVMMGLFLMMHLPRAEVSAERVQEVLGTRPSVVPPAAPVHRLRGRGELRLRGVDFSYPGAEEPVLRSVDLTARPGRVTAVIGSTGSGKTTLLSLAARLFDATGGEVRIGEVDVRDLDPALLSRTVGLVAQKPYLFSGTVASNLRYGKPDATEEELWHALEVAQAADFVRRLGDGLDAPVSQGGANLSGGQRQRLAIARVLVARPDVYLFDDSFSALDNATDAALRRALAQETADATVVMVAQRVSTIRGADRIVVLDKGRVVGTGTHDELMRDNPTYREIVLSQLTEEEAA, encoded by the coding sequence GTGCTGCTGAGCCTGCTGACCGCCCGCCTCGACCCCTACCGCCGGCTGATCGCGCTGGTCGTCCTCCTCCAGCTGATCCAGTCCCTGGCCACCCTCTACCTGCCCACCCTCAACGCCGAGATCATCAACAACGGTGTGCTGCGCGGCGACACCGGACACGTCCTCACCACCGGCGCCGTGATGCTCGCCGTCACGGTCCTCCAGGTCGTCGCCGCCGCGGCCGCCGTGTACTGCGCGGCCCGGATCGCCATGGGCATCGGCCGCGACCTGCGCTCCACCGTCTTCCGCCATGTCCAGGACCTGTCCGTACGTGACATCGGACGCTTCGGCGCCTCGTCACTGATCACCCGCACCACCAACGACGTGCAGCAGGTGCAGACCTTCTCGCTGCTGATCCTGACCATGCTGGTCGCCGCACCCCTGATGTGCGTGGGCGGGATCGCCATGGCCCTGTCCCAGGACGTGCCGCTCGCGATGCTCCTGCTGCTGTTCGTCCCGGTGCTCGCACTGTCCGTCGGACTGATCGTGCGCCGCCTGCCGCCGGTGTTCCGCTCCATGCAGGAACGGATCGACCGGGTCAACCGGGTGATGCGGGAGCAGATCACCGGCATCCGCGTCATCCGCGCCTTCGTACGCGACCGTCATGAGCAACGGCGGTTCGCCGAGGCCAACGACGCCCTCCTCGAGGCCGGTCTGCGGGCGGGCCGGCTGCAGACCCTGATGTTCCCGACCGTTCTGATCGTCTGGGAGATCGCCACCGTCGCCATCATCTGGACCGGTGGCCACCGGCTCGACTCCGGTTCCCTGCAGGCCGGTTCGATCGTCGCCTTCCTCGGCTACCTGACGCAGATCCTGATGTCCGTGATGATGGGCCTGTTCCTCATGATGCACCTGCCGCGCGCCGAGGTCAGCGCCGAACGCGTCCAGGAGGTCCTCGGCACCCGGCCGAGCGTCGTACCGCCCGCCGCCCCCGTGCACCGGCTGCGCGGGAGAGGGGAACTCCGGTTGCGTGGGGTGGACTTCAGCTACCCGGGCGCCGAGGAGCCCGTCCTCAGGTCCGTGGACCTGACCGCACGCCCCGGCCGGGTCACCGCCGTCATCGGCTCCACCGGCAGCGGCAAGACCACCCTGCTGAGCCTCGCCGCCCGGCTGTTCGACGCGACCGGCGGCGAGGTCCGGATCGGGGAGGTGGACGTACGGGACCTGGACCCGGCGCTGTTGTCCCGCACCGTCGGACTCGTCGCCCAGAAGCCGTACCTCTTCTCCGGGACCGTCGCCTCCAACCTGCGGTACGGGAAGCCGGACGCGACCGAGGAAGAGCTCTGGCACGCCCTCGAGGTGGCCCAGGCCGCCGACTTCGTACGCCGGCTCGGCGACGGCCTCGACGCACCGGTCTCGCAGGGCGGCGCCAACCTGTCGGGAGGACAGCGCCAGCGCCTCGCCATCGCCCGGGTACTGGTCGCCAGGCCCGACGTCTACCTCTTCGACGACTCCTTCTCCGCCCTCGACAACGCCACCGACGCGGCACTGCGCCGGGCGCTCGCGCAGGAGACCGCCGACGCCACCGTCGTCATGGTCGCCCAGCGGGTCTCCACCATCCGCGGCGCCGACCGGATCGTCGTCCTCGACAAGGGCCGCGTCGTCGGTACCGGAACCCATGACGAACTCATGCGGGACAACCCCACCTACCGGGAGATCGTGCTCTCCCAGCTCACCGAGGAGGAAGCCGCATGA
- a CDS encoding molybdopterin oxidoreductase family protein produces the protein MRDETIPTHCPYCALQCGMNLRGVPRPDTADGAAVEVVERPDFPVNRGALCGKGRTSTFLLSSRVRLTGPLVRSRATGRLEPATWEEALRTIADGLRRTREAHGADAVGVFGGGGLTNEKAYTLGKFARVVLGTSQIDYNGRFCMSSAAAAHNRAFGLDRGLPFPLEDIPRTGCVILVGSNIAETMPPALRYLTELKENGGKLIVVDPRRTRTAEQADLHLAPRPGTDLALALGLLHEVVAQGRTDEDFIAARTTGWADARAAAMAHWPELVERITGVGVPQLREAVRLFCDAPSAMVLTARGPEQQSKGTDTVSAWINLCLATGRAGRPLSGYGCLTGQGNGQGGREHGQKADQLPGYRKLDDPAARAHVAGVWGVPPESLPGPGRSAYELLDALGGDVKSLLLMGSNPVVSAPRAAHIEGRLRSLDFLAVADVVLSETAALADVVLPVTQWAEETGTTTNLEGRVLLRRKALDAPAGVRSDLEVLSALAALLGHEKGFPADPEEVFEELRRASAGGPADYSGITYRRIAEEDGVFWPCPEPQDEEGPGAHPGTPRLFLDRFATPDGLARFVAVGHRPAAEEPDADYPVLLTTGRVVAQYQSGAQTRRVDELNAAAPGPFVELHPQLAERLGVAEGEPLAVVSRRGRAVGPARITTGIRPDTVFMPFHWPGEGRVNTVTNPALDPTSRMPEFKVCAVRLEPTRVSGG, from the coding sequence ATGCGCGACGAGACCATCCCGACCCACTGTCCCTACTGCGCCCTGCAGTGCGGCATGAATCTGCGCGGTGTCCCCCGGCCGGACACCGCCGACGGGGCGGCCGTCGAGGTGGTGGAGCGACCCGACTTCCCCGTCAACCGGGGCGCCCTGTGCGGCAAGGGCCGTACCTCGACCTTCCTTCTCTCCTCCCGGGTCCGCCTGACCGGGCCGCTGGTGCGAAGCCGTGCCACAGGCCGGCTCGAACCGGCCACCTGGGAGGAGGCACTGCGTACGATCGCCGACGGGCTGCGGCGTACGCGCGAGGCGCACGGCGCCGACGCCGTGGGGGTCTTCGGCGGCGGCGGGCTGACCAACGAGAAGGCGTACACCCTCGGAAAGTTCGCCCGGGTCGTGCTCGGCACCTCGCAGATCGACTACAACGGCCGCTTCTGCATGTCGTCGGCCGCGGCGGCGCACAACAGGGCGTTCGGTCTCGACCGCGGGCTGCCGTTCCCGCTGGAGGACATACCGAGGACCGGCTGTGTGATCCTCGTCGGCTCCAACATCGCGGAGACCATGCCCCCGGCGCTGCGCTACCTGACGGAGCTGAAGGAGAACGGCGGCAAGCTGATCGTCGTCGACCCGCGGCGCACGAGGACGGCGGAGCAGGCCGATCTGCACCTGGCGCCCCGCCCCGGCACCGACCTGGCGCTCGCCCTCGGCCTGCTGCACGAGGTGGTCGCTCAGGGACGCACCGACGAGGACTTCATCGCCGCCCGCACGACCGGCTGGGCGGACGCCAGGGCCGCCGCCATGGCGCACTGGCCCGAGCTCGTCGAGCGGATCACCGGCGTGGGCGTGCCGCAGCTGCGTGAGGCGGTGCGGCTGTTCTGCGACGCGCCGTCCGCGATGGTGCTCACCGCCCGCGGTCCGGAGCAGCAGTCCAAGGGCACGGACACGGTGAGCGCGTGGATCAACCTGTGCCTGGCGACCGGCCGGGCCGGGCGGCCGCTGTCCGGTTACGGATGTCTGACCGGGCAGGGAAACGGGCAGGGCGGCCGCGAACACGGCCAGAAGGCCGACCAGCTGCCCGGCTACCGCAAGCTGGACGACCCGGCGGCGCGGGCCCATGTCGCGGGTGTGTGGGGCGTGCCGCCCGAGTCCCTGCCGGGGCCGGGGCGCAGTGCCTACGAGCTGCTGGACGCGCTGGGCGGGGACGTGAAGTCGCTGCTGCTGATGGGCTCGAACCCGGTGGTGTCCGCGCCGCGTGCGGCGCACATCGAGGGACGGCTGAGGTCGCTGGACTTCCTGGCCGTGGCGGACGTGGTGCTCTCGGAGACGGCCGCGCTCGCGGACGTGGTCCTTCCGGTGACGCAGTGGGCCGAGGAGACCGGCACGACGACCAATCTGGAGGGCCGGGTGCTGCTGCGCCGCAAGGCGCTCGACGCGCCGGCCGGGGTGCGCAGCGACCTCGAGGTGCTGAGCGCGCTGGCGGCGCTGCTCGGACACGAGAAGGGCTTCCCCGCCGACCCGGAGGAGGTCTTCGAGGAGCTGCGGCGGGCGTCGGCGGGCGGACCGGCGGACTACTCGGGCATCACGTACCGCAGGATCGCCGAGGAGGACGGCGTGTTCTGGCCGTGCCCGGAACCGCAGGACGAGGAGGGGCCCGGCGCCCATCCCGGCACGCCCCGGCTGTTCCTGGACCGGTTCGCCACCCCCGACGGGCTGGCCAGGTTCGTCGCCGTAGGACACCGGCCCGCCGCTGAGGAGCCCGATGCCGACTACCCGGTGCTGCTGACGACCGGACGGGTGGTCGCCCAGTACCAGTCGGGCGCGCAGACCAGGCGCGTCGACGAGCTGAACGCCGCCGCCCCGGGCCCGTTCGTCGAACTGCATCCGCAACTGGCGGAACGTCTCGGGGTCGCGGAGGGCGAGCCCCTGGCCGTGGTGTCGCGGCGGGGCAGGGCGGTCGGGCCCGCCCGGATCACCACGGGGATCAGGCCGGACACCGTCTTCATGCCGTTCCACTGGCCGGGCGAGGGACGGGTGAACACGGTGACGAACCCGGCGCTCGACCCGACGTCCCGTATGCCCGAGTTCAAGGTGTGCGCCGTCCGGCTGGAGCCGACGCGGGTCAGCGGCGGCTGA
- a CDS encoding ABC transporter ATP-binding protein, producing the protein MSGTAPERRGPAQQQRGPGGIGSPSLERSLHFRASGLRLLRMTAPERPLVLGVLAAGAAAVALSVLAPKLLGHATDLVVHGAAGPDGVDFRAVAEVLAVVLCLVAVSAGTTLIQMRLAMTVVQRVGHRLREEAGTKLSRLPLAYFDKQARGEVLSRTTNDIDNITQTMQQAFSQMVRAVLTIAGVLAMMFWISPLLALVALATVPLSVYVATLIGRRAQPQFVRQWSVTGRLNAHVEEMFTGHAEVRSFGRGKQAVETFDELGEQLHASSLRAQVMSGLIQPALGFVGNLNYVLIAVAGGLRVASGSLSIGDVQAFVQYSYEFNGPINQVAAMANLLQSGVASAERVFDLLDAEEETPGPTGEGPVGPKDGRPAGRVSFEKAAFRYHPAEPLIEDLSLDVEPGRTVAIVGPTGAGKTTLVNLLMRFYEVTGGRILLDGIDIRDMSRDRLRSGIGMVLQDTWLFGGTIADNIAYGVPGKVSREQIVAAATATHADRFIRTLPDGYDTVIDEEGAGLSAGEKQLLTIARAFLTEPSILVLDEATSSVDTRTEVLIQRAMASLRRGRTSFVIAHRLSTVRDADVILVMEAGRIVEQGTHDELLDRGGAYARLHAAQFAAGAPV; encoded by the coding sequence ATGAGCGGCACCGCACCGGAGCGCCGCGGCCCGGCCCAGCAGCAGCGCGGTCCCGGGGGCATCGGCTCCCCCTCACTGGAACGCTCCCTCCACTTCCGGGCCTCCGGACTGCGGCTGCTGCGGATGACCGCACCGGAACGCCCCCTTGTCCTCGGCGTCCTCGCCGCCGGCGCGGCCGCCGTCGCCCTGTCCGTGCTCGCCCCCAAACTCCTCGGCCACGCCACCGACCTCGTCGTCCACGGCGCGGCCGGCCCGGACGGGGTCGACTTCCGGGCCGTCGCGGAGGTGCTGGCCGTCGTCCTGTGCCTGGTCGCCGTCTCCGCCGGTACCACGCTGATCCAGATGCGGCTCGCCATGACCGTCGTGCAGCGCGTCGGCCACCGGCTGCGCGAGGAGGCGGGGACGAAGCTGTCGCGGCTGCCCCTGGCCTACTTCGACAAGCAGGCCCGCGGGGAGGTGCTCAGCCGCACCACCAACGACATCGACAACATCACGCAGACCATGCAGCAGGCCTTCAGCCAGATGGTGCGGGCCGTGCTCACCATCGCCGGCGTCCTGGCGATGATGTTCTGGATCTCGCCGCTGCTTGCCCTGGTCGCCCTGGCGACGGTGCCGCTGTCCGTCTACGTGGCCACCCTCATCGGCAGGCGGGCCCAGCCGCAGTTCGTCCGGCAGTGGTCGGTGACGGGCAGGCTGAACGCCCACGTCGAGGAGATGTTCACCGGCCACGCGGAGGTCCGCTCCTTCGGCCGGGGGAAGCAGGCCGTGGAGACATTCGACGAACTGGGCGAGCAGCTCCACGCGTCGAGCCTGCGCGCCCAGGTCATGTCCGGCCTCATCCAGCCCGCCCTCGGCTTCGTCGGCAACCTCAACTATGTGCTGATCGCCGTCGCCGGCGGGCTGCGGGTGGCCTCCGGATCGCTGTCGATCGGCGACGTACAGGCCTTCGTGCAGTACTCCTACGAGTTCAACGGGCCCATCAACCAGGTCGCCGCGATGGCCAACCTCCTCCAGTCGGGCGTCGCCTCCGCCGAGCGGGTCTTCGACCTGCTGGACGCGGAGGAGGAGACCCCGGGGCCGACCGGAGAGGGGCCCGTCGGACCGAAGGACGGCCGGCCGGCGGGCCGTGTGTCGTTCGAGAAGGCGGCCTTCCGCTACCACCCCGCGGAGCCGCTGATCGAGGATCTGTCGCTCGACGTCGAACCGGGCCGGACCGTCGCCATCGTCGGCCCGACCGGCGCGGGCAAGACCACACTGGTCAATCTGCTCATGCGGTTCTACGAGGTCACCGGCGGCCGCATCCTCCTCGACGGCATCGACATCAGGGACATGTCCCGCGACCGGCTGCGCTCCGGCATCGGCATGGTGCTCCAGGACACCTGGCTGTTCGGGGGGACGATCGCCGACAACATCGCCTACGGCGTACCCGGGAAGGTGTCCCGCGAGCAGATCGTCGCCGCGGCGACGGCCACCCACGCCGACCGGTTCATCCGCACCCTGCCCGACGGCTACGACACCGTCATCGACGAGGAGGGCGCGGGCCTGAGCGCGGGCGAGAAGCAACTCCTCACCATCGCCCGCGCCTTCCTCACCGAACCGTCGATCCTCGTGCTCGACGAGGCCACCAGCTCCGTCGACACCCGCACCGAGGTGCTCATCCAGCGCGCCATGGCGTCGCTGCGCCGGGGGCGCACCAGCTTCGTCATCGCGCACCGGCTCTCCACCGTCCGGGACGCCGACGTGATCCTCGTGATGGAGGCCGGGCGGATCGTCGAGCAGGGCACGCACGACGAACTGCTGGACCGGGGCGGCGCGTACGCCCGGCTCCACGCGGCGCAGTTCGCCGCCGGGGCCCCTGTGTGA
- a CDS encoding gamma-glutamylcyclotransferase family protein, protein MTGRQLPFFVYGTLRPGERNHDLLLRGRTTAERPALLPGAVLYEGPGYPYALDADDPAATVTGEAVTAAPDEYGRLLAVLDRLEEYGGPGHPANLYERVSREVLLEDGTPVRAWVYVAAERVARRLRAGGRTVDGGDWHEAVSRR, encoded by the coding sequence GTGACCGGGCGGCAGCTTCCGTTCTTCGTCTACGGCACCCTCCGGCCCGGCGAACGCAACCACGACCTCCTCCTTCGGGGCCGCACCACGGCGGAACGTCCCGCCCTGCTCCCCGGCGCGGTGCTCTACGAAGGCCCCGGCTACCCGTACGCGCTCGACGCGGACGACCCGGCTGCCACGGTCACCGGCGAGGCGGTGACCGCCGCGCCGGACGAGTACGGGCGGCTGCTCGCCGTCCTCGACCGGCTGGAGGAGTACGGCGGACCGGGCCACCCGGCCAACCTGTACGAGCGGGTGTCCCGCGAGGTCCTCCTCGAGGACGGCACACCGGTCCGGGCGTGGGTCTACGTCGCCGCCGAGCGCGTGGCCCGCCGGCTGCGGGCCGGCGGCAGAACCGTGGACGGCGGCGACTGGCACGAGGCGGTCAGCCGCCGCTGA
- the cutA gene encoding divalent-cation tolerance protein CutA, producing MADHREGAPAVEPTPAAPPLLTVMTTTDSAEKARRLAQGAVEARLAACAQISAPVTSVYRWQGRIETAEEWQVLLKTTPACYDALEAHLTAAHDYETPEIIATPVVRAGAAYAAWVRAETVAP from the coding sequence ATGGCCGACCACCGAGAAGGAGCTCCCGCCGTGGAACCCACCCCCGCCGCGCCGCCGCTGCTCACCGTGATGACGACGACCGACAGCGCGGAGAAGGCCCGGCGGCTCGCCCAGGGCGCCGTGGAGGCCCGGCTCGCTGCCTGCGCGCAGATCTCCGCGCCGGTGACGTCGGTCTACCGCTGGCAGGGCCGGATCGAGACCGCCGAGGAGTGGCAGGTCCTCCTCAAGACCACACCGGCCTGCTACGACGCCCTCGAAGCACATCTGACCGCCGCCCACGACTACGAGACCCCGGAGATCATCGCCACCCCGGTGGTACGCGCCGGCGCGGCCTACGCCGCCTGGGTGCGGGCGGAGACCGTGGCGCCGTGA